A single genomic interval of Coccidioides posadasii str. Silveira chromosome 1, complete sequence harbors:
- the SCC2 gene encoding Sister chromatid cohesion protein 2 (EggNog:ENOG410PHGB~COG:D~BUSCO:167at33183), with product MQQHRQPGLAVVIQGNGTSSRASQRLPRPLSVDEALQYSPMTSAPVFGLDSIMRPDVGQPSLSGWPRPYDSQVAGRITDSLDNETQASSGLGESTRLETAREYLQQLLRQDNLTDFNFKVPPSLRSDSSPQKNGESLSRSQLGPFAKLILDSTDATFHYSTPTTTNPEKHHQSSNTLPTPLSSSKPPYSANKEDQMRQQLEKLMKPMVIIPGLAPSSNIEDFKYVSGEGSAKRRKLDSNNEEKQDPLPLRDQKELSDTALVKLQSLLHEIFEAEEQLLPDAPLDAQAGGKFFKFPNTIGDIGPILSSETHEVVSKALQKVSDYRRLGDIPTEYIKHIQRLCEAPIMAVQSADFKLESPPSDTDIERWITQLEDVQNALLAIITLLQTMPVNQSTKDLCPEDLIHAIPTALGQVFDHCIIPVVECRSSGKDSTHFHVFSAQKQVISNVIHQTKRVLSRLAVFLSNVDLAEGPITAIEFLAARLIFVENAPNDKESAIGVQKYEASRRAAMDVLAKIFAKYPEQRPFILDEILVSLEKLPSNRQSARQFKLIDGKSIQLLSALVIQLVQTTALQQTPSRLTVAKGSLQKATNSLDESDEEDEEDSNNGSERKTSPIKQLSKQVELLYDNAIHSAQYVTKFIVQRAMTSTKSGDQPYRNLLDIFTEDLISVLGSTDWPGAELILRVLASQMITIADHDKSSANAKNMSLELLGWMGSAISDLTSTAQHLSNTLEDGHTDLTDHLRNLFHDYSNRALHIQDIVSLHGPYRMTLEYLEEGDLGGWQLSNARGYLLAQWAKLVCSGYEDSAQGDSKKNPQGPGKLAKALSHILSNPKWLESNSAFDRISTQQARFAYLIIVLSSGFCKGFDTIVKVLLNSITSDQAKVRSRSLKSVIHMLERDPSLLDRDGSVISLILRCATDSSPMVRDSALSLIAKCMFLKPGLEENCCRAILACSSDPTVGVRKRAIGLMKDVYIQTSNRELKLTIIEQLLLRVTDYESSVAVQARQALEEIWFSPLHSSFTESTQGTPQSKVSLKNLMNLIVGSVRRNEGVIATFEAFVKDELSAEAKSASLNFNVCKAVVAAMFDRIIHDSDKTDKRTLQSLLQSITVFARANAKLFTSDQLETLHPYIGHLSNADDLMLFRSVVVIYRCVLPYLSTSHNTLLKDIQNDLFKSVSKLARTELNEVMACLWTINGVLQNTERLVKLTISVLKGINQAVSAKVDPSTSADVLGRVRSYIRIAGCVGKHCDLESFLAFFSQSFPHMKATSVSGLMVDFISPFASSKYPRELRVMALESLGAICETWPAQYSREPAKIAFTSVFEEDSPDLQNIVLKGFLAFFSIHEGKSEKLIQTKDTNGESEGSTRLGGSLKASENDGAAALIAQHFLQQMLHAALSKEDSHALTAIELIASINRQGLIHPKECAGVLVALETSTNASIANVAFETHKMLHQQHESMFDREYMRAVQDAFYYQRDVVGDPTGALTRPFTAKLAALFEIIKISNSKYQKKFLTNLCSKVDFQPRALDVAGSPPEHMLLARFVCQNLAYFDYAQIGELLATVACMERIVASTGTTVAHAIETDIFPVKIDCPNEQMQVDGAAPDQAPHPVDPNSLKQLATAAATLSMLWETRTYLRRLYGVGFHSMPKESKASAKDLNKSLTKVQGIGGDRLWDAISKTMASLENTEGMTRVCREFATLMSIDDELRVAADDDRDGNDSAADFGDMSAMLGATNGSRPSKRRSSVSSGNAPKRPRQKGRPKNTKKRGSTDSEQDGDFD from the exons ATGCAGCAACATCGCCAGCCGGGGCTGGCAGTGGTCATCCAGGGCAATGGCACAAGCTCTCGTGCATCCCAGCGGCTTCCCCGCCCGCTCTCTGTGGATGAAGCATTACAATACTCTCCTATGACCAGCGCCCCGGTGTTTGGACTTG ACTCAATAATGCGCCCGGATGTTGGCCAACCTTCTCTTTCAGGATGGCCCCGCCCTTACGATAGTCAGGTCGCTGGAAGGATCACTGATAGTCTCGACAACGAGACACAAGCCAGCTCTGGATTGGGAGAGTCGACTCGTCTTGAAACTGCTCGCGAGTACCTACAACAGCTCTTGAGGCAGGACAACCTAACAGATTT CAACTTCAAGGTTCCTCCCTCCCTTCGTTCCGACTCTTCTCCTCAGAAGAATGGTGAATCTTTGAGCCGCAGTCAATTAGGTCCCTTTGCAAAGTTGATATTAGATTCCACGGATGCAACTTTTCACT ATTCAACTCCGACTACTACAAACCCCGAAAAACATCACCAATCCTCAAACACGCTTCCCACTCCTCTCTCGTCGTCGAAACCGCCATATTCTGCCAATAAAGAAGACCAAATGCGCCAGCAGTTGGAGAAACTGATGAAACCCATGGTTATAATCCCTGGTTTAGCTCCATCGTCTAACATAGAGGACTTTAAATATGTCTCGGGTGAGGGATCGGCTAAGCGCAGGAAACTGGACTCTAATAATGAGGAGAAACAGGACCCTTTGCCCCTCAGAGACCAAAAGGAACTATCAGATACCGCCTTGGTTAAACTCCAAAGTCTCCTGCATGAAATATTCGAGGCAGAAGAGCAGCTGCTTCCAGATGCACCTCTAGACGCCCAGGCGGGCGGCAAGTTCTTTAAATTCCCAAATACCATTGGGGATATTGGTCCAATACTGTCATCCGAAACTCACGAAGTAGTCTCAAAAGCGCTTCAAAAGGTGTCAGATTATCGGCGTCTCGGCGATATTCCGACTGAATACATAAAACACATTCAAAGGCTTTGCGAAGCGCCTATTATGGCAGTTCAGTCTGCAGATTTCAAGTTAGAAAGTCCACCATCAGATACTGATATAGAAAGGTGGATTACACAGTTGGAAGATGTGCAGAACGCACTGCTAGCAATAATAACGCTACTTCAGACGATGCCAGTGAATCAAAGTACGAAGGATCTGTGCCCTGAAGACTTAATTCACGCTATTCCGACAGCGCTGGGCCAGGTTTTTGATCATTGTATCATTCCTGTTGTTGAATGCAGATCCAGTGGCAAGGATTCCACGCATTTCCATGTCTTTTCTGCACAGAAGCAAGTCATATCGAACGTAATACACCAAACGAAGAGAGTATTATCGCGACTTGCCGTGTTTCTTTCAAATGTCGACCTCGCAGAAGGGCCGATTACTGCGATAGAATTTCTTGCCGCAAGGCTCATATTCGTGGAAAATGCCCCCAACGATAAAGAGTCCGCCATAGGAGTTCAGAAGTACGAGGCTTCAAGGCGTGCTGCTATGGATGTACTCGCAAAAATCTTTGCAAAGTATCCCGAGCAACGTCCTTTTATTCTCGATGAGATTTTGGTGTCCCTAGAAAAACTGCCGTCAAACAGGCAAAGCGCGAGGCAATTCAAACTCATTGATGGAAAAAGTATCCAGCTCCTTTCTGCATTGGTGATCCAGCTTGTCCAGACGACTGCCCTTCAACAAACTCCGTCGCGGTTAACAGTGGCGAAAGGCTCTTTGCAAAAGGCAACAAACTCACTCGATGAATCagatgaggaggatgaagaggaCTCTAATAATGGGAGTGAGAGGAAGACATCACCAATAAAACAGCTCTCTAAACAGGTTGAGCTACTGTATGACAACGCTATCCATAGTGCACAATACGTGACGAAATTCATCGTTCAGCGGGCGATGACATCCACAAAGTCGGGAGATCAGCCTTATCGAAATCTCTTAGATATTTTCACCGAAGACCTGATAAGTGTGCTAGGCTCCACTGACTGGCCTGGCGCGGAGTTAATCCTAAGGGTTCTCGCATCGCAGATGATTACTATCGCGGACCACGACAAAAGTTCAGCGAATGCAAAAAATATGTCCCTTGAATTACTTGGATGGATGGGTTCTGCCATCTCTGACCTGACCTCCACAGCACAGCACTTGAGCAACACCCTTGAAGATGGACACACTGACCTAACAGATCATCTCCGCAATTTGTTCCATGATTATTCGAATCGCGCTCTCCACATCCAGGACATAGTATCTTTACATGGGCCTTATCGAATGACTCTTGAATATCTGGAGGAGGGGGACCTTGGTGGCTGGCAACTTTCTAATGCCCGAGGTTACCTCCTAGCGCAGTGGGCAAAACTGGTTTGCAGCGGGTATGAGGATTCAGCTCAGGGGGATTCAAAGAAAAATCCGCAGGGGCCTGGTAAACTAGCCAAAGCCTTGAGTCATATACTTTCCAACCCAAAATGGCTCGAATCTAATAG CGCGTTTGACCGTATCTCGACTCAGCAAGCTCGGTTTGCCTATCTTATCATAGTCCTGAGTAGTGGTTTCTGCAAAGGATTCGACACAATTGTCAAAGTGCTTCTCAATTCAATAACGAGCGATCAGGCTAAAGTGAGAAGTAGAAGTTTAAAGAGCGTCATCCACATGCTTGAACGAGATCCTAGCCTGCTTGACCGGGACGGATCGGTGATATCTTTGATTCTCAGATGTGCAACCGACTCATCGCCTATGGTTCGCGACTCCGCTCTAAGTCTAATTGCGAAATGCATGTTCCTGAAACCAGGCCTTGAGGAGAATTGTTGCCGTGCAATTTTAGCTTGTTCATCTGACCCAACTGTTGGCGTTAGAAAGCGTGCTATTGGGTTGATGAAAGATGTCTATATCCAGACGTCTAATCGAGAATTAAAGCTCACCATTATCGAGCAGTTACTGCTAAGAGTAACCGATTACGAAAGCAGCGTGGCTGTTCAAGCGCGTCAAGCTCTAGAGGAGATTTGGTTTTCGCCATTGCATTCGTCTTTCACCGAATCAACCCAAGGCACTCCACAATCGAAAGTTTCGTTGAAAAACCTGATGAATCTTATTGTTGGGTCGGTGCGAAGGAACGAGGGTGTCATAGCAACGTTCGAAGCTTTTGTGAAGGATGAACTTTCCGCTGAAGCAAAATCCGCCTCGTTGAATTTTAATGTCTGCAAGGCTGTGGTTGCTGCCATGTTCGATCGTATCATACACGATTCGGACAAGACAGACAAACGAACGCTACAGTCACTGCTACAATCCATTACTGTCTTCGCGAGGGCGAATGCCAAGCTGTTCACCTCTGATCAGCTCGAAACTCTTCACCCCTATATTGGCCATCTCTCAAATGCTGACGATCTCATGTTATTCCGATCTGTCGTTGTCATTTACCGATGCGTCTTACCATATTTATCGACGTCTCATAACACTTTACTTAAAGACATCCAGAATGACCTTTTCAAGAGCGTGTCGAAGTTGGCGAGGACAGAGCTTAATGAAGTAATGGCATGTCTTTGGACGATCAACGGTGTTCTACAAAACACTGAGCGCTTGGTGAAACTTACGATTTCTGTTCTAAAGGGTATCAACCAAGCCGTAAGTGCCAAAGTAGATCCCTCTACCAGCGCCGATGTACTCGGACGAGTCAGGAGCTATATACGGATTGCCGGCTGTGTCGGAAAACATTGTGATTTGGAGTCATTCCTGGCCTTTTTCTCACAGTCGTTTCCTCACATGAAGGCAACGTCTGTGTCTGGTTTAATGGTCGACTTTATATCGCCGTTCGCGTCGTCTAAATATCCTCGCGAATTAAGGGTCATGGCGCTCGAAAGTTTGGGAGCCATTTGTGAAACATGGCCGGCCCAGTATAGCCGGGAACCAGCGAAGATTGCATTCACCTCTGTGTTCGAAGAAGACAGCCCAGATTTGCAAAACATTGTCCTGAAAGGGTTTTTGGCATTTTTCTCTATTCACGAGGGAAAATCGGAGAAGTTGATCCAAACTAAAGATACCAACGGTGAGAGCGAGGGTTCTACGCGTCTTGGCGGTTCTTTGAAGGCTAGCGAAAACGACGGCGCAGCAGCATTGATTGCCCAACACTTCTTACAGCAAATGCTTCATGCGGCTCTATCAAAAGAAGATTCCCATGCCTTAACTGCAATCGAATTGATCGCTAGTATAAATCGACAGGGTCTCATCCATCCGAAGGAGTGTGCTGGGGTTCTTGTTGCTTTAGAGACCTCCACCAATGCCAGCATTGCCAACGTCGCTTTTGAAACGCATAAGATGCTTCACCAGCAACATGAGTCAATGTTCGACCGAGAGTATATGCGGGCCGTTCAAGATGCTTTCTACTACCAGCGAGATGTGGTCGGCGACCCGACCGGAGCTTTGACCCGCCCATTCACAGCTAAACTGGCAGCCCTATTCGAGATCATTAAGATAAGTAACAGCAAATATCAAAAGAAGTTTTTGACGAATCTCTGTTCGAAGGTTGATTTTCAGCCCCGCGCACTTGACGTAGCCGGGAGTCCACCGGAACATATGTTGCTAGCAAGGTTTGTATGCCAAAATCTGGCCTACTTCGATTACGCACAGATAGGAGAGCTCCTTGCCACTGTTGCATGCATGGAACGCATCGTTGCGTCAACTGGCACCACTGTGGCTCATGCTATCGAAACAGATATATTTCCCGTGAAAATTGATTGCCCAAACGAACAAATGCAAGTAGACGGGGCTGCGCCAGATCAAGCACCACATCCTGTGGACCCCAACTCATTGAAGCAGCTAGCCACCGCAGCAGCAACCTTATCGATGCTCTGGGAGACTCGGACATACCTTCGCCGTCTTTATGGCGTTGGCTTCCATTCAATGCCGAAAGAAAGTAAAGCAAGTGCAAAAGATCTAAATAAGAGCCTAACGAAAGTGCAAGGCATCGGGGGTGATCGATTGTGGGATGCGATATCGAAGACGATGGCTTCTCTGGAAAATACCGAGGGAATGACAAGGGTCTGTCGAGAGTTTGCGACTTTGATGTCAATTGACGACGAATTGAGAGTTGCCGCTGATGATGACCGGGATGGCAATGACTCTGCAGCAGACTTTGGCGACATGAGCGCAATGTTAGGTGCTACCAATGGTTCCAGACCAAGCAAGCGCAGAAGTTCAGTTTCAAGCGGCAATGCGCCGAAGCGGCCGAGACAAAAGGGTCGACCCAAAAACACGAAAAAGAGAGGCAGCACTGATTCAGAACAAGATGGTGACTTTGACTAG
- the RPA12 gene encoding DNA-directed RNA polymerase I core subunit rpa12 (EggNog:ENOG410PNWW~COG:K), which produces MSAIGSLIFCVDCGNLLNESTGDENTILVCDICGTKNRDIAPKTIISESKPEAFPSALRSKRSAVRTLTAEDKKKDAVIAHTCDQCGRPEMTFYTLQLRSADEGTTVFYSCECGYKFSTNN; this is translated from the exons ATGTCTGCAATTGGGTCATTGATTTTCTGTGTTGATTGTGGCAATCTCCTCAATGAATCCACTGGAGATGAAAATACAATTCTTGTTTGCGACATATGTGGAACGAAAAATCGAG ACATTGCCCCCAAAACTATCATTTCAGAATCTAAACCAGAGGCATTCCCTTCTGCACTTAGATCCAAAAGATCTGCCGTCCGAACATTGACTGCGGAAGACAAGAAAAAAGATGCTGTCATCGCACATACCTGTGACCAGTGTGGGCGTCCAGAAATGACATTTTACACATTGCAACTTCGTAGTGCTGATGAGGGAACTACTGTCTTTTACTCATGCGAGTGCGGGTATAA ATTCAGTACAAACAATTGA
- a CDS encoding uncharacterized protein (EggNog:ENOG410PPTD~COG:C~TransMembrane:1 (i96-115o)): MPVDRPLKKTSFWFNCRSVARFFTMSYIVRRGISTLIPPKIASPSAIGAAKDAARMERVGNFYAKLPRGPAPAVKPSGFFERYQAKHFGKKPTAKPLIHIIVGMTLLGYSIQYITHLRHHKNNAH, from the exons ATGCCAGTCGACcgacctctgaagaagacatCATTCTGGTTCAATTGTCGCAGCGTTGCCAG GTTTTTCACCATGAGTTACATCGTTCGCCGAGGGATTTCCACCCTCATCCCCCCCAAG ATTGCATCTCCCTCC GCAATCGGTGCTGCAAAAGATGCCGCCCGTATGGAGCGTGTAGGCAATTTCTACGCAAAACTTCCTCGAGGACCGGCTCCTGCAGTGAAACCGTCTGGTTTCTTTGAGCGCTACCAGGCTAAGCATTTTGGCAAGAAGCCCACCGCAAAAC CCCTTATACACATCATTGTGGGAATGACACTTTTGGGCTACAGCATTCAATACATTACACATCTTC GTCACCACAAAAACAATGCCCACTAA
- a CDS encoding uncharacterized protein (EggNog:ENOG410PMWV~COG:C~BUSCO:13546at33183) has translation MSLLRPGRININAGCARAARLAYPVNARFVSSSAPRQLDEKAPKTSPEDAPTDVSRGGSMIRRESPSEAMARHQPDYNATVDQATSLFSPVPKRVMDGSEPGDIVAAAVLSGAPTDLQARTVRIYRPAKPATQSGTWHDHHWRMDWDVLSKGHRWENPLMGWQSSADAMQGTHINFKSKEDAIRFAEKQGYEYYVQEPNERAFHPKAYANNFLHVPKKLKHIRTK, from the exons ATGTCCTTGTTACGGCCAGGGAGAATAAATATCAATGCGGGCTGCGCGCGGGCTGCGAGGCTGGCATATCCGGTCAATGCCCGCTTTGTCAGTTCTTCCGCACCTCGCCAGCTTGATGAGAAGGCCCCCAAGACCAGTCCTGAGGACGCCCCGACGGACGTGTCCAGAGGTGGCTCCATGATCCGGAGGGAGTCTCCTTCAGAAGCTATGGCCCGTCACCAACCTGATTATAACGCAACCGTTGACCAAGCTACCTC TTTATTTTCCCCCGTTCCCAAACGTGTGATGGATGGCAGTGAGCCCGGTGATATTGTTGCCGCTGCTGTGCTATCGGGTGCTCCTACGGACCTTCAGGCTCGAACTGTTAG GATCTATCGGCCCGCCAAACCCGCTACGCAATCTGGCACCTGGCATGATCATCACTGGAGAATGGACTGGGATGTCCTGTCAAAGGGTCATCGGTGGGAGAATCCATTGATGGGGTGGCAATCATCTGCAGACGCGATGCAGGGAACCCACATCAACTTCAAATCGAAGGAAGACGCAATTCGTTTCGCCGAAAAACAAGGGTATGAATATTATGTCCAAGAACCGAATGAGCGAGCTTTCCACCCTAAGGCATATGCGAATAACTTTTTGCATGTGCCTAAGAAGCTCAAGCACATCAGAACCAAATAA
- a CDS encoding uncharacterized protein (EggNog:ENOG410PHXJ~COG:C~TransMembrane:1 (i96-121o)~BUSCO:2497at33183), translated as MLAPPLRGRLGRPQITSVTRACHSTRVSGVSPLSNPLMGTSNLSLYIPRPSNLVPRPRGVRCSPASLTPFAPAHHASTGPSSTKGDIKPRGRARKIIFSVFAFSGMFALFSAGLVVAFFIYDASTYANEPVVEDIPVSEMALNPRRGGPKSLPIADVLIDDSDSDDKEAQKDKPKLVILGTGWGSVALLKSLNPGDYHVTVVSPTNYFLFTPMLPSATVGTLGLRSLVEPIRLIVQRVRGHFLRAEAVDLDFGEKLVEVSQVDCHGVRQNFYLPYDKLVIGVGSTTNPHGVKGLEHCNFLKSIDDARQIKNKILHNLELACLPTTSDAERKRLLSFVICGGGPTGVEFAAELFDMLNEDLFRSFPKILRNEISVHLIQSRSHILNTYDETVSLYAERRFAHDQVEVLTNSRVKEVRPDRILFTQIENGKPVTKEIPMGFCLWSTGVSQTEFCQKISKKLKGQNNRHALETDTHLRLLGAPAGDVYAIGDCSTVQNKVADHLVSFLRTVAWEKGRDPEKVHLTFKEWRDVASRVKKRFPQASNHLRRLDRLFEQYDKDRSGTLDFDELHELLSQIDTKLTSLPATAQRANQQGQYLGRKFNKMASVSPDLKANETDYAALDESVYRAFEYKHLGSLAYIGNAAVFDINGLSWGGGLLAVYLWRSIYFAQSVSLRTRVMLSMDWAKRAMFGRDMMNF; from the exons ATGCTCGCTCCGCCGCTGAGAGGCCGACTTGGCCGACCTCAAATAACAAGCGTGACAAGAGCTTGTCATTCTACTCGAGTCAGTGGCGTGTCACCACTGTCCAATCCTTTGATGGGTACTTCAAATCTTTCGTTATATATTCCCCGTCCATCTAATCTTGTTCCGCGGCCCCGCGGGGTGCGATGTTCCCCAGCAAGCCTTACCCCTTTCGCGCCAGCACACCATGCGTCAACCGGACCTTCGTCGACAAAAGGAGATATAAAGCCGCGTGGTAGAGCTAGGAAAATTATATTCAGTGTTTTCGCATTTAGTGGCATGTTCGCGCTATTCAGCGCCGGTCTTGTTGTTGCATTTTTCATCTATGATGCCTCTACGTACGCCAACGAACCAGTCGTTGAGGATATTCCGGTTTCGGAAATGGCATTGAACCCGAGACGAGGCGGGCCGAAGAGTCTTCCTATTGCGGATGTTTTGATTGATGACAGTGATTCAGATGATAAAGAAGCTCAAAAGGATAAACCCAAGCTTGTTATTTTGGGGACTGGGTGGGGCAGTGTTGCTCTATTGAAGTCGTTGAATCCTGGAGATTACCATGTCACGGTGGTATCTCCGACTAACTACTTTCTTTTCACTCCGATGTTGCCATCGGCTACTGTCGGTACACTGGGGCTTCGATCTTTGGTTGAACCTATTCGTTTAATTGTACAGCGTGTTCGAGGTCATTTTCTGCGGGCAGAAGCAGTTGACTTGGATTTTGGGGAGAAGCTTGTGGAAGTGTCGCAAGTGGACTGCCATGGCGTAAGGCAAAATTTCTATCTTCCCTATGACAAACTGGTTATAGGAGTTG GTTCCACTACAAATCCGCACGGAGTGAAAGGACTTGAACATTGCAACTTTTTGAAATCGATAGACGATGCGCGGCAAATAAAAAACAAGATTCTTCACAATCTGGAATTGGCCTGCTTGCCGACTACCAGTGATGCGGAAAGGAAACGACTTCTGTCTTTTGTGATTTGCGGCGGCGGTCCAACCGGTGTTGAATTTGCCGCAGAGTTGTTTGATATGCTGAACGAAGATTTGTTCCGGTCGTTTCCCAAAATATTGAGAAACGAGATCTCCGTGCATCTAATCCAGAGCAGGAGCCATATCCTAAACACCTATGATGAAACTGTTTCACTCTATGCAGAG CGACGATTTGCCCATGACCAAGTGGAGGTTCTGACAAATTCAAGAGTGAAAGAGGTGCGGCCCGATAGGATCCTTTTTACCCAAATTGAAAACGGCAAACCAGTCACAAAAGAGATCCCCATGGGATTCTGTTTATGGTCAACCGGAGTTT CCCAAACCGAATTTTGTCAGAAGATTTCCAAGAAGCTCAAAGGCCAGAATAACCGTCACGCTCTCGAAACTGACACTCACCTCCGACTCCTTGGTGCTCCTGCAGGTGATGTGTATGCCATCGGAGACTGCTCAACCGTCCAGAACAAAGTAGCAGATCACCTAGTAAGCTTCTTGCGCACCGTTGCCTGGGAGAAAGGCAGGGACCCGGAGAAAGTCCACCTTACCTTCAAAGAATGGCGTGATGTAGCTTCACGTGTGAAGAAGCGGTTCCCACAGGCTTCCAATCACCTCAGAAGACTGGACCGATTATTCGAGCAGTACGACAAGGACCGAAGTGGCACCCTCGACTTCGACGAACTTCACGAACTCCTCTCACAAATAGACACGAAGCTCACTTCTCTTCCCGCTACAGCCCAGCGAGCAAATCAGCAGGGTCAGTACCTGGGTCGAAAATTCAATAAGATGGCTTCTGTTTCACCAGACCTCAAGGCCAATGAGACTGATTATGCGGCCCTGGATGAATCCGTGTACCGGGCTTTTGAATACAAGCATCTTGGGAGTCTGGCGTACATCGGCAATGCGGCTGTGTTTGATATTAACGGGTTGAGTTGGGGAGGTGGACTGTTGGCGGTGTATTTATGGCGCAGTATTTATTTTGCTCAAAGCGTGAGTTTGAGGACGAGAGTGATGTTGTCAATGGATTGGGCAAAGAGGGCGATGTTTGGAAGAGATATGATGAATTTCTAG
- a CDS encoding uncharacterized protein (EggNog:ENOG410PGTF~COG:Z~BUSCO:12114at33183), with translation MASTNIMSPTPSTTTPTWHRFERKVEEVKSSKSDINFLIMDYLVTNGYPLAAKKFAVEANIQPQADIESMQERVDIRNAIYSGDIQSAIEKINELNPQILDCNSSLHFALLQLQLIELIRTCTSTPNGDISLALDFATSQLAPRAPTNPQFLEDLEKTLSLLIFPAESLSPSLAALLDPELRKTIANRVNEAILHNQGAKREARLRNLVKLRAWAEQKARQMKKDVPDKLDIGLDGDTRKANNASDASQHNGDDVVMQEQADVDPMIS, from the exons ATGGCTTCTACTAACATT ATGTCTCCAACACCTTCCACCACCACGCCTACCTGGCACCGGTTCGAAAGGAAGGTGGAGGAGGTGAAGTCATCCAAAAG TGATATCAATTTCCTGATTATGGACTATCTCGTTACAAATGGATATCCCTTAGCGGCAAAGAAATTTGCGGTCGAGGCCAATATCCAACCTCAAGCAGACATAGAATCTATGCAGGAGCGAGTAGATATTCGGAATGCTATCTATTCCGGGGACATACAGTCGGCAATCGAGAAGATCAATGAACTTAACCCTCAG ATTTTAGACTGTAATTCTTCGCTTCACTTCGCACTCCTTCAGTTGCAACTGATCGAGCTGATACGGACTTGTACATCGACTCCTAATGGTGACATCTCCCTCGCACTTGACTTCGCAACATCGCAACTAGCCCCGCGGGCCCCGACCAATCCTCAATTTCTTGAGGACCTAGAGAAGACATTGTCCCTACTAATTTTCCCAGCTGAAAGCCTCTCTCCATCATTGGCTGCATTGCTGGATCCAGAGCTACGAAAAACAATTGCAAATCGTGTTAATGAGGCTATCTTGCACAATCAAGGTGCCAAACGTGAAGCTAGGCTTCGAAACTTGGTGAAGCTACGAGCCTGGGCAGAACAAAAGGCCCGCCAAATGAAAAAGGATGTTCCCGATAAACTTGATATCGGACTCGACGGAGATACCCGGAAAGCCAATAATGCTTCAGATGCTTCTCAGCATAATGGAGATGATGTCGTCATGCAAGAACAGGCGGATGTGGATCCTATGATTTCATGA
- the LIA1 gene encoding deoxyhypusine hydroxylase (BUSCO:311048at4751~EggNog:ENOG410PJAQ~COG:C~BUSCO:10708at33183): protein MASIIADNADNNGNSKDSVQYLRKVLTSESSPLAQRFRALFSLKHLASSKPPTEETLPAIEAIAAAFSSPSALLKHELAYCLGQTRNLDTVPHLRKVLEDTQEDAMCRHEAAEALGALGDAGSLDILQRLRDDESEEEVVRETCDIAVDRILWETSKDSKSEKLKQSDFTSIDPAPPLPLSSAEQSIPELKQILLDASLPLFKRYRAMFALRDMCSPPDLPTAVPAIEALAEGFKDRSALFRHEIAFVFGQLSHPASIPSLVATLSDKNEVGMVRHEAAEALGSLGAEDGVEETLKRFVNDPETVVRDSIIVALDMAEYEKSGEQEYILEQPVAA, encoded by the exons ATGGCATCAATTATTGCTGACAATGCCGATAATAATGGCAACTCtaaagattctgttcaatATTTGCGAAAAGTGCTCACTTCCGAGTCATCCCCACTAGCACAACGCTTCCGCGCCCTATTTTCACTGAAACATCTCGCTTCATCGAAACCTCCCACTGAGGAGACCCTTCCAGCTATCGAAGCAATCGCTGCTGCGTTTTCCTCGCCATCGGCGTTGCTCAAGCATGAGCTTGCATACTGCCTTGGACAAACTAGAAACCTGGACACCGTCCCACATCTCCGCAAGGTACTAGAGGATACACAGGAAGATGCAATGTGCCGGCATGAAGCAGCAGAAGCTCTGGGCGCGCTAGGGGATGCTGGGAGTTTGGATATTCTCCAGCGCCTCAGAGATGATGAATCGGAGGAGGAAGTAGTCCGAGAAACGTGTGATATCGCAGTCGATAGAATACTATGGGAAACGTCCAAAGACAGTAAATCCGAAAAATTAAAGCAAAG TGATTTTACATCCATCGACCCTGCACCTCCTCTTCCACTTTCCTCTGCCGAACAATCCATTCCCGAACTTAAACAGATTCTCCTCGACGCAAGTCTCCCACTTTTTAAAAGATATCGGGCTATGTTTGCCTTGCGGGACATGTGCTCCCCCCCCGATCTGCCCACAGCAGTTCCGGCGATCGAAGCACTGGCCGAAGGTTTCAAGGATCGTTCCGCGCTCTTCAGACACGAAATCGCGTTTGTGTTCGGCCAACTTTCTCACCCCGCCAGTATCCCCAGTCTTGTCGCTACGTTGAGCGATAAGAATGAAGTCGGCATGGTCCGCCATGAGGCTGCTGAGGCGCTTGGGAGTCTGGGTGCTGAGGATGGAGTGGAAGAAACGTTAAAGCGCTTCGTCAATGATCCGGAGACAGTGGTGAGGGACAGTATTATTGTTGCGCTCGATATGGCGGAATATGAGAAAAGTGGAGAGCAAGAGTACATCTTGGAGCAACCGGTTGCGGCATAG